Proteins from a single region of Bacteroidia bacterium:
- a CDS encoding Glu/Leu/Phe/Val dehydrogenase: MKTVAEGEALLSPTSENPYESMLARFNKASDILNLDSRERNILSRPARIVMVNLPVTMDDGRTEVFEGYRVIHNTALGPSKGGIRYSLDVNMDEVKALAAWMTWKCAVVSIPYGGAKGGICCNPASMSVGELERLTRAYTDSMIDVFGPDLDIPAPDMGTSGREMAWIADEFSKLCGGKFIPAVITGKPLELGGSKGRVEATGRGVMTTTLAALEKLGMKPSQCTCAVQGFGNVGSISAKLLNQHGVKIVAISDHTGAFYNPEGINITQAINYRNENKGVLEGFKGGNKITNAELLALDVDVLVPAALENQITASNANDIKAKLISEGANGPTSASADSILNSKNIMIIPDILANAGGVTVSYFEWVQNRRGHYYSETEVNERADTIMKDAFERVYNASLLHKVPMREAAYIVAVDRVSRGLKLHGKY, encoded by the coding sequence ATGAAAACTGTTGCAGAAGGCGAGGCTTTATTAAGCCCGACCAGCGAAAATCCGTATGAGTCTATGTTGGCTCGCTTTAACAAAGCATCCGACATTTTGAATTTAGATTCAAGAGAAAGAAACATTCTAAGCCGTCCAGCTAGAATTGTTATGGTAAACTTACCCGTTACAATGGATGACGGCCGCACGGAAGTTTTTGAAGGCTATCGAGTGATTCACAATACAGCCCTTGGCCCCTCCAAAGGTGGAATCCGTTATTCATTGGACGTTAATATGGATGAAGTAAAAGCATTAGCTGCTTGGATGACTTGGAAATGTGCCGTAGTGAGCATTCCTTATGGAGGTGCTAAAGGTGGAATATGCTGTAATCCAGCTTCTATGAGTGTAGGTGAGTTAGAACGCTTAACCCGCGCCTATACAGACTCTATGATTGACGTTTTTGGCCCTGACTTAGACATTCCGGCACCCGATATGGGCACCAGCGGAAGAGAAATGGCATGGATAGCAGATGAATTTTCTAAACTCTGCGGCGGCAAGTTTATACCAGCAGTTATCACCGGAAAACCCTTAGAATTGGGTGGTTCCAAAGGACGTGTAGAAGCAACCGGACGTGGCGTTATGACTACTACGCTTGCTGCATTAGAAAAACTCGGCATGAAACCCAGCCAATGTACCTGCGCCGTTCAAGGTTTTGGAAACGTAGGCTCAATCTCTGCAAAACTCTTAAACCAACACGGAGTAAAAATCGTTGCCATCTCTGACCATACCGGCGCATTCTATAACCCAGAAGGAATCAACATTACCCAAGCTATAAACTATCGTAACGAAAACAAAGGCGTTCTGGAAGGCTTTAAAGGCGGTAACAAAATAACAAATGCCGAATTATTAGCCTTAGATGTAGATGTTTTAGTGCCAGCAGCCTTAGAAAATCAGATTACTGCCTCCAATGCCAATGACATTAAGGCAAAATTGATTTCAGAAGGTGCTAACGGCCCAACATCTGCAAGTGCAGACAGCATCTTAAACAGCAAAAATATCATGATAATACCGGATATTTTAGCCAATGCCGGAGGAGTTACGGTTTCTTATTTTGAATGGGTACAAAACAGACGCGGACATTATTACAGCGAAACGGAAGTTAATGAACGCGCCGATACCATCATGAAAGACGCTTTTGAAAGAGTTTATAACGCATCATTACTGCATAAAGTCCCAATGCGTGAAGCTGCCTACATAGTAGCTGTTGACCGTGTTTCCCGTGGATTAAAATTACATGGAAAATACTAA